The proteins below come from a single Malus domestica chromosome 03, GDT2T_hap1 genomic window:
- the LOC114824147 gene encoding uncharacterized protein, with the protein MDSSIGYATFIASLLFCLSSSPTPFANARASSLIRSVCKQTQDQFGYNYKQCVKSLWKDIPTRSASNLKDLDTAILKLALTNAQQSKAFFVNALNTTGNNIIKGSGEVKQCADSYDFAVDGFAFSMRGIKDNDKSVSQILTQVQDEIVRCGKALTSTEIELPYLVSSTNFLTMFYRDVAFLITSQLFHI; encoded by the coding sequence ATGGACTCCTCAATCGGATATGCAACTTTCATTGCATCATTGCTCTTTTGTCTTTCATCGTCTCCAACACCATTTGCAAATGCAAGAGCGTCTTCATTAATTAGAAGCGTTTGCAAGCAAACCCAAGACCAATTCGGCTACAACTACAAGCAATGCGTAAAATCTCTTTGGAAAGATATTCCAACTCGATCAGCATCTAATCTCAAAGATCTTGACACAGCCATTCTTAAATTAGCACTAACAAATGCACAACAAAGCAAAGCTTTCTTTGTCAATGCGCTCAACACCACCGGTAACAATATTATTAAGGGCTCCGGAGAAGTAAAACAATGTGCAGATTCATATGATTTTGCAGTAGACGGTTTCGCTTTCTCAATGCGAGGGATCAAAGATAATGACAAATCAGTCTCCCAAATACTCACACAAGTACAAGACGAAATTGTTCGTTGCGGAAAAGCATTGACCTCTACCGAAATTGAACTTCCTTATTTAGTATCTTCGACAAACTTTTTGACCATGTTTTATAGGGATGTTGCATTCCTCATTACTTCCCAGTTATTCCATATCTAG
- the LOC114824148 gene encoding uncharacterized protein → MDSSIGYATFIASLLLCLSSSPTPFANARASPLIRSVCKQTQDQFGYNYKQCVKSLWKDIPTRSASNLKDLDTAILKLALTNAQQSKAFFVNALNTTDNNIVKGSEAVKQCADSYDFAVDGFAFSIRGIKDIDQSVSQILTQVQDEIVRCGKALTSTEIELPYLVSSTNFLTMLYRDVAFLITSQLFHI, encoded by the coding sequence ATGGACTCCTCAATCGGATATGCAACTTTCATTGCATCATTGCTCTTATGTCTTTCATCGTCTCCAACACCATTTGCAAATGCAAGAGCGTCTCCATTAATTAGAAGCGTTTGCAAGCAAACCCAAGACCAATTCGGCTACAACTACAAGCAATGTGTAAAATCTCTTTGGAAAGATATTCCAACTCGATCAGCATCTAATCTCAAAGATCTTGACACAGCCATTCTTAAATTAGCACTAACAAACGCACAACAAAGCAAAGCTTTCTTTGTCAATGCCCTCAACACCACCGACAACAATATTGTTAAGGGCTCCGAAGCAGTAAAACAATGTGCAGATTCATATGATTTTGCAGTAGATGGTTTCGCTTTCTCAATACGAGGGATCAAAGATATTGACCAATCGGTCTCCCAAATACTCACACAAGTACAAGACGAAATTGTTCGTTGCGGAAAAGCATTGACCTCTACCGAAATTGAACTTCCTTATTTAGTATCTTCGACAAACTTTTTGACCATGTTATATAGGGATGTTGCATTCCTCATTACTTCCCAGTTATTCCATATCTAG
- the LOC139194353 gene encoding uncharacterized protein: MESSIGYATFIASLLLCLSLFPTPFSNARASPLIRSVCKQTQEQFGYNYKQCIKSLWKYIPTRSASNLKDLDTTILKLALTNAQQSKPFFVNKLNTTGNNIVKGSGAVKQCGDSYNFAVDGFAFSVRGIKDNDKSVSQILIQVQDEIVRCEKALTSTEIELPYLVSSTNFLTMLYRDVAFLITSQLFHI; the protein is encoded by the coding sequence ATGGAGTCCTCAATCGGATATGCAACTTTCATTGCATCCTTGCTCTTATGTCTCTCATTGTTTCCAACACCATTTTCAAATGCACGAGCATCCCCATTAATTAGAAGTGTTTGCAAGCAAACCCAAGAACAATTTGGCTACAACTACAAGCAATGCATAAAATCTCTTTGGAAATATATTCCAACTCGGTCAGCATCTAATCTCAAAGATCTTGACACAACCATTCTTAAATTAGCACTAACAAATGCACAACAAAGCAAACCTTTCTTTGTCAATAAACTCAACACCACCGGCAACAATATTGTTAAGGGCTCTGGAGCAGTAAAACAATGTGGAGATTCATATAATTTTGCGGTAGACGGTTTCGCTTTCTCAGTGAGAGGGATCAAAGACAATGACAAATCAGTCTCCCAAATACTCATacaagtacaagatgaaattgTTCGTTGCGAAAAGGCATTGACCTCTACCGAAATTGAACTTCCTTATTTAGTATCTTCGACAAACTTTTTGACCATGTTATATAGGGATGTTGCATTCCTCATTACTTCCCAGTTATTCCATATCTAG
- the LOC139194325 gene encoding uncharacterized protein — MDSSIRYATFIASLLLCLSSFPTPFANARASPLIRSVCKQTQDQFGYNYKQCIKSLWKDIPTRSASNLKDLDTSILKLALTNAQQSKVFFVNPLNTTGNNIVKGSRVVKQCADSYDFAVDGFAFSVRGIKDNDKSVSQILTQVQEEIVRCEKALISTEIELPYLVSSTNFLTLLYRDVAFLITSQLFHI; from the coding sequence ATGGATTCCTCAATCAGATATGCAACTTTCATTGCATCCTTGCTCTTATGTCTCTCATCATTTCCAACACCATTTGCAAATGCACGAGCATCTCCATTAATTAGAAGTGTTTGCAAGCAAACCCAAGACCAATTTGGCTACAACTACAAGCAATGCATAAAATCTCTTTGGAAAGATATTCCAACTCGATCAGCGTCTAATCTCAAAGATCTTGACACATCCATTCTTAAATTAGCACTAACAAATGCACAACAAAGCAAAGTTTTCTTTGTCAATCCGCTCAACACCACCGGTAACAATATTGTTAAGGGCTCCAGAGTAGTAAAACAATGTGCAGATTCATATGATTTTGCGGTAGACGGTTTCGCTTTCTCAGTGAGAGGGATCAAAGATAATGACAAATCAGTCTCCCAAATACTCACACAAGTACAAGAGGAAATTGTTCGTTGCGAAAAGGCATTGATCTCTACCGAAATTGAACTTCCTTATTTAGTATCTTCGACAAACTTTTTGACCTTGTTGTATAGAGATGTTGCATTCCTCATTACTTCCCAGTTATTCCATATCTAG
- the LOC139194174 gene encoding uncharacterized protein: MDSSIGYPTFIASLLLCLSLSPTPFANARASPLIRSVCKQTQDQFGYNYKQCVKSLWKDIPTRSASNLKDLDTSILKLALTNAQQSKAFFVNALNTTGNNIVKGSGAVKQCADSYDFAVDGFAFSIRGIKDNDKSVSQILTQVQDEIVRCGKALTSTEIELPYLVSSTNFFTMLYSDVAFLITSQLFHI; the protein is encoded by the coding sequence ATGGACTCCTCAATCGGATATCCAACTTTCATTGCATCATTGCTCTTATGTCTTTCATTGTCTCCAACACCATTTGCAAATGCAAGAGCGTCTCCATTAATTAGAAGCGTTTGCAAGCAAACCCAAGACCAATTCGGCTACAACTACAAGCAATGCGTAAAATCTCTTTGGAAAGATATTCCAACTCGATCAGCATCTAATCTCAAAGATCTTGACACATCCATTCTTAAATTAGCACTAACAAACGCACAACAAAGCAAAGCTTTCTTTGTCAATGCGCTCAACACCACCGGCAACAATATTGTTAAGGGCTCCGGAGCAGTAAAACAATGCGCGGATTCATATGATTTTGCAGTAGACGGTTTCGCTTTCTCAATACGAGGGATCAAAGATAATGACAAATCGGTCTCCCAAATACTCACACAAGTACAAGACGAAATTGTTCGTTGCGGAAAAGCATTGACCTCTACCGAAATTGAACTTCCTTATTTAGTATCTTCGACAAACTTTTTTACCATGTTATATAGTGATGTTGCATTCCTCATTACTTCCCAGTTATTCCATATCTAG
- the LOC139194175 gene encoding uncharacterized protein has translation MDSSIGYATFIASLLLCLSSSPTPFANARASLLIRSVCKQTQDQFGYNYKQCVKSLWKDIPTRSASNLKDLDTSILKLALTNAQQSKAFFVNALNTTGNNIVKGSGAVKQCVDSYDFAVDGFAFSIRGMKDNDKSVSQILTQVQDEIVRCGKALTSTEIELPYLVSSTNFLTMLYSDVAFLITSQLFHI, from the coding sequence ATGGACTCCTCAATCGGATATGCAACTTTCATTGCATCATTGCTCTTATGTCTTTCATCGTCTCCAACACCATTTGCAAATGCAAGAGCGTCTCTATTAATTAGAAGCGTTTGCAAGCAAACCCAAGACCAATTCGGCTACAACTACAAGCAATGCGTAAAATCTCTTTGGAAAGATATTCCAACTCGATCAGCATCTAATCTCAAAGATCTTGACACATCCATTCTTAAATTAGCACTAACAAATGCACAACAAAGCAAAGCTTTCTTTGTCAATGCGCTCAACACCACCGGCAACAATATTGTTAAGGGCTCCGGAGCAGTAAAACAATGTGTAGATTCATATGATTTTGCAGTAGACGGTTTCGCTTTCTCAATACGAGGGATGAAAGATAATGACAAATCGGTCTCCCAAATACTCACACAAGTACAAGACGAAATTGTTCGTTGCGGAAAAGCATTGACCTCTACCGAAATTGAACTTCCTTATTTAGTATCTTCGACAAACTTTTTGACCATGTTATATAGTGATGTTGCATTCCTCATTACTTCCCAGTTATTCCATATCTAG